Proteins from a genomic interval of Amycolatopsis sp. cg13:
- a CDS encoding Rieske 2Fe-2S domain-containing protein → MGYVRVCSLDDVWEGDMESFEVGDKEVLIAHLDGGDVVATQAICPHQQVELVEGELDKKTLMCKSHLWTFDLTTCQGINPGHAQLARYPVRLEGDDVYIDPDGDTPKIAHS, encoded by the coding sequence ATGGGTTACGTGCGGGTGTGCAGCCTCGACGACGTCTGGGAAGGCGACATGGAGTCGTTCGAGGTGGGGGACAAGGAAGTGCTGATCGCCCACCTCGACGGCGGCGACGTCGTCGCGACCCAGGCGATCTGCCCGCACCAGCAGGTCGAACTGGTCGAGGGCGAACTGGACAAGAAGACCCTCATGTGCAAAAGCCACCTGTGGACGTTCGACCTCACCACCTGCCAGGGCATCAACCCGGGCCACGCGCAGCTGGCCCGGTACCCGGTGCGGCTCGAGGGCGACGACGTCTACATCGACCCCGACGGGGACACCCCGAAGATCGCGCATTCCTGA
- a CDS encoding biotin-dependent carboxyltransferase family protein, with protein sequence MPIEVRQPGLATTIQDAGRNGYYDVGIPPSGALDQFSYSVANRLVGNDPGEAALECVYMGPELHFTEDTVIAITGAELPPKLNGEERPLWEAFAVQAGDVLTFGFCKRGARAYIAVSGGIDVPLVLGSRSTYGLGKLGGISGAPLVAGDVVPVGTGAGVPGRSLPESLRPALSKEIEVRVVMGLYDHVLTDAGRATFLDTNWTLTPVADRVGFRYQGAQLETKPRTPPFGAGQDPSNIVDAPYPIGSIQVPGGVEPIILHRDAVSGGGYMMVGTVLSGDLDLVAQSAPNTKTRFVAVDLDEALAIRRDYRARTQQAADSLS encoded by the coding sequence GTGCCGATTGAGGTCCGCCAGCCCGGACTGGCCACGACGATCCAGGACGCCGGCCGCAACGGCTATTACGACGTCGGCATCCCGCCCTCGGGCGCGCTCGACCAGTTCTCGTACTCGGTCGCGAATCGCCTGGTAGGAAACGATCCCGGCGAGGCCGCACTCGAGTGTGTCTACATGGGACCGGAGCTGCACTTCACCGAGGACACGGTCATCGCGATCACCGGCGCCGAACTTCCGCCGAAACTCAACGGCGAGGAACGGCCGTTGTGGGAAGCGTTCGCGGTGCAGGCCGGTGATGTCCTTACCTTCGGATTCTGCAAACGCGGTGCCCGCGCCTACATCGCGGTAAGCGGCGGCATCGACGTTCCCTTGGTGCTGGGCAGTCGATCCACTTACGGGCTGGGCAAACTCGGCGGGATCAGCGGTGCCCCGTTGGTCGCCGGAGACGTCGTCCCGGTCGGCACCGGCGCTGGTGTTCCAGGGCGTTCCCTGCCGGAATCCTTGCGTCCGGCGTTGTCGAAGGAAATCGAAGTCCGCGTGGTGATGGGTCTTTACGACCACGTGCTCACCGACGCTGGCCGCGCAACCTTCCTGGACACCAACTGGACGCTTACCCCGGTCGCCGACCGCGTCGGATTCCGTTACCAGGGCGCACAATTGGAAACCAAGCCGCGGACGCCGCCGTTCGGTGCCGGACAAGACCCGTCGAACATCGTGGACGCGCCTTATCCGATCGGTTCGATCCAGGTTCCCGGCGGCGTCGAGCCGATCATCCTGCACCGGGACGCGGTGTCCGGCGGCGGTTACATGATGGTGGGCACTGTCCTCAGTGGAGACTTGGACCTGGTGGCGCAGTCCGCACCGAATACCAAGACCCGTTTCGTCGCGGTCGATCTGGACGAAGCGCTCGCCATCCGCCGCGATTACCGTGCCCGCACTCAGCAGGCCGCTGATTCCCTGAGCTGA
- a CDS encoding 2Fe-2S iron-sulfur cluster-binding protein, with protein sequence MTTEHQVLLRGTGVRFPCAEGDTLLRAALRAGVGLSYECNSGACGSCRYELLEGEVRTRWADAPGLSARDRRKGRRLACQSEPASDCVVDLASVPEPAPHRPIRQRAQLREVHRLTHDMAEFVFTAEKHAAFSAGQYAMLGFPSGIERAYSMSNLGNCQREWKFVVKRSPGGKATSILFDGLDLGETIELDGPYGQAYYRAGDDRDIVCVAGGSGLGAMASVVLGAAAQADAGERTVHLFCGGRAPRDLHIPEAMAMAQRRLRALHVHTAVSEPDSADSESHQGFVHEAVVAKLGETLTDFTYYAAGPPAMTDALARALVLDGGLAADRLHFDRFS encoded by the coding sequence ATGACGACCGAACACCAAGTCCTCCTGCGGGGGACCGGCGTTCGCTTTCCTTGCGCGGAGGGCGACACGCTGCTGCGTGCCGCCCTCCGCGCGGGGGTCGGCCTCAGCTACGAGTGCAACAGCGGAGCCTGCGGAAGCTGCCGGTACGAGCTGCTGGAAGGCGAGGTCCGCACGCGCTGGGCGGACGCACCCGGACTCAGCGCCCGCGACCGGCGCAAAGGCCGCCGGCTGGCGTGCCAGAGCGAACCGGCCAGCGACTGCGTGGTCGACCTCGCTTCGGTGCCGGAACCCGCGCCGCACCGGCCGATCCGGCAGCGTGCCCAGCTGCGCGAGGTGCACCGGCTCACCCACGACATGGCCGAATTCGTGTTCACCGCGGAAAAGCACGCCGCGTTCAGCGCCGGGCAGTACGCGATGCTCGGGTTCCCCAGCGGCATCGAACGCGCGTACTCCATGAGCAATCTCGGCAACTGCCAGCGGGAATGGAAGTTCGTCGTCAAGCGGTCGCCGGGCGGGAAAGCGACGTCGATCCTGTTCGACGGCCTCGACCTCGGCGAGACGATCGAGCTGGACGGCCCGTACGGGCAGGCGTATTACCGCGCCGGCGACGACCGAGACATCGTTTGTGTCGCAGGCGGTTCCGGGCTCGGCGCGATGGCGAGCGTCGTGCTCGGCGCGGCCGCTCAGGCCGACGCGGGCGAGCGCACCGTACATTTGTTCTGCGGCGGCCGTGCTCCGCGCGATTTGCACATTCCGGAAGCGATGGCGATGGCGCAACGCCGGCTGCGCGCGCTCCATGTCCACACTGCAGTGTCCGAACCGGACTCAGCGGATTCCGAATCGCACCAAGGATTCGTGCACGAGGCCGTGGTCGCGAAGCTGGGCGAGACGCTGACTGACTTCACCTACTACGCCGCCGGGCCGCCCGCGATGACCGACGCGCTCGCCCGCGCGCTGGTGCTGGACGGCGGGCTCGCCGCCGACCGGCTCCATTTCGACCGGTTCAGCTGA
- a CDS encoding MBL fold metallo-hydrolase, producing MTWTIGDLTVHRIDEIELPAATGAWLLPAANDEIRLHSHSFAFEKDGMKILVDTGIGNGKTRANPAWHDLDTGYLDALTAAGFAPDEVDLVLLTHLHTDHVGWNTREQDGEWVPTFASARHVTSRAEREFWAGYEMDGPRRQMFEDSVLPVERAGLLDLVDVPADGVEIVSGVRLLPTPGHTPGHVSIELTSSGETALITGDAVHHPVQFAHPEIGASVDIDPAESEKTRRRLLAGLADSGALVLGTHFAPPTGGRLVSHGPGYRLAERP from the coding sequence GTGACCTGGACCATCGGCGACCTCACCGTTCACCGAATCGACGAGATCGAACTGCCCGCCGCTACTGGCGCGTGGTTGCTTCCCGCCGCGAACGACGAGATCCGGCTGCACAGCCACAGTTTCGCGTTCGAGAAGGACGGGATGAAGATCCTCGTGGACACCGGCATCGGCAACGGGAAGACCCGCGCCAACCCGGCGTGGCACGACCTCGACACCGGATACCTGGACGCGCTGACCGCCGCCGGGTTCGCGCCGGACGAGGTGGACCTGGTGCTGCTCACCCACCTGCACACCGACCACGTCGGCTGGAACACCCGCGAGCAGGACGGCGAGTGGGTGCCGACGTTCGCCTCCGCCCGGCACGTCACCTCCCGCGCCGAGCGGGAGTTCTGGGCAGGCTACGAGATGGACGGACCGCGGCGGCAGATGTTCGAGGATTCCGTGCTCCCAGTGGAGCGTGCGGGGCTGCTCGACCTGGTCGACGTTCCTGCCGACGGCGTGGAAATCGTGTCCGGCGTGCGATTGCTGCCGACGCCCGGCCACACCCCGGGGCACGTCTCGATCGAGCTGACCAGCTCCGGCGAAACCGCGCTGATCACCGGGGACGCGGTGCACCATCCGGTGCAGTTCGCACACCCGGAGATCGGCGCTTCCGTGGACATCGACCCGGCGGAATCCGAGAAGACCCGCCGTCGTCTCCTGGCCGGGCTAGCCGATTCGGGCGCTCTCGTGCTGGGCACGCACTTCGCCCCGCCCACCGGCGGCCGCCTCGTCTCCCACGGCCCCGGCTACCGGCTCGCGGAACGGCCGTGA
- a CDS encoding tautomerase family protein yields the protein MPHVQIDWFPGRTAEQKRELAEVLTREICRIGNCAPESVGIVFTDVDTANWARAGKLFSDS from the coding sequence ATGCCGCACGTTCAGATCGACTGGTTCCCCGGTCGCACCGCCGAGCAGAAACGCGAGCTGGCCGAGGTGCTGACCCGCGAGATCTGCCGCATCGGAAACTGCGCCCCGGAATCGGTCGGCATCGTGTTCACCGACGTCGACACCGCGAACTGGGCGCGGGCGGGCAAGCTCTTCTCGGACAGCTGA
- a CDS encoding amidase, translating to MSLADLTLAEASAAIRTRRVSPTELVEDVLTRIDEVEPRLNAYVAVEADRARAQAAELGQIRGPLHGIPMGLKDLIDVAGTATTASSQVRAGHRAEKDSTVAAQLKTAGAVLLGKTHTHEFAYGLTTPQTHNARNPSRVAGGSSGGSAVAVAAGAATFALGTDTGGSIRVPAALNGVVGLKPTYGLIPRNGVTSLSWSLDHVGPITRTVEDAALVLSVLIGQSFPTREDLTGLRVGVPGNYYFDRIDPVVEAAVREAIDHLAELGAELVDVEIPMTRYLQATQWGLMVPEATAYHERSLRTVPDQYAADVRVLLEAGELMSAGDYLRAQRARTLMREEWTRLFEQIDVLAAPTVPMTAVPAGQETVTWSDGTVEAVSDAYVRLSAPANITGAPALTLPIGDDPDGMPIGLQLIARPHGEPVLLRTGHALERTRLRVAR from the coding sequence GTGTCGCTGGCTGACCTCACGCTCGCCGAAGCCTCCGCCGCGATCCGGACCCGGCGTGTCTCGCCGACAGAGTTGGTCGAGGACGTCCTGACCCGCATCGACGAGGTGGAACCCCGCCTGAACGCCTATGTCGCAGTGGAGGCCGACCGAGCCCGCGCCCAAGCCGCGGAACTCGGCCAGATTCGCGGCCCGCTGCACGGCATTCCCATGGGCCTGAAGGATCTGATCGACGTGGCCGGAACCGCGACCACCGCCAGTTCCCAGGTCCGCGCCGGACATCGCGCCGAAAAGGACAGCACCGTCGCCGCCCAGCTCAAGACGGCCGGAGCGGTCCTCCTCGGCAAAACCCACACGCACGAATTCGCGTACGGCCTCACCACTCCGCAGACGCACAACGCCCGCAACCCGTCCCGCGTGGCCGGGGGATCCAGCGGCGGCTCAGCAGTAGCCGTCGCCGCCGGTGCCGCGACGTTCGCACTGGGCACGGACACCGGCGGCTCGATCCGCGTCCCCGCCGCGCTGAACGGAGTCGTCGGCCTCAAACCGACTTACGGCCTCATCCCGCGGAACGGCGTGACGTCGCTGTCCTGGTCGCTGGACCACGTCGGCCCGATCACCCGCACTGTGGAGGACGCCGCTTTGGTGTTGTCCGTCCTCATTGGACAATCATTCCCGACCCGCGAGGACTTGACCGGACTACGCGTGGGAGTCCCCGGCAACTACTACTTCGACCGCATCGACCCGGTAGTAGAAGCCGCGGTCCGCGAAGCCATCGACCACCTCGCCGAACTCGGCGCCGAACTGGTCGACGTCGAAATCCCGATGACCCGCTACCTCCAGGCGACGCAGTGGGGCTTGATGGTCCCCGAAGCCACGGCGTACCACGAACGAAGCCTGCGGACCGTGCCCGACCAGTACGCCGCCGACGTCCGCGTCCTGCTCGAAGCCGGCGAGCTGATGAGCGCGGGGGACTACCTGCGCGCTCAACGCGCCCGCACCCTCATGCGCGAGGAATGGACGCGGCTGTTCGAGCAGATCGACGTCCTCGCCGCGCCGACCGTCCCGATGACCGCCGTCCCAGCCGGACAGGAGACAGTCACCTGGTCCGACGGCACCGTCGAAGCGGTCTCAGACGCGTACGTGCGGCTGTCGGCCCCCGCGAACATCACCGGCGCACCAGCGTTAACCCTCCCGATCGGCGACGACCCCGACGGGATGCCGATCGGCCTGCAACTGATCGCCCGGCCGCACGGCGAACCGGTGCTGCTGCGGACCGGCCACGCCTTGGAACGGACGCGGCTTAGAGTGGCAAGGTGA
- a CDS encoding TetR/AcrR family transcriptional regulator produces the protein MSQKRMVRPGGRSARVQESVHAAVRDLIAESGRDALTVPQVAARAGVTPSTVYRRWGDLQELLSDVAVERLRPDAPPEDHGSLAEDLAAWTELFLDEMSSPAGRAYIRDALLGDPDGSNAGQCSAYAADQVEVVLARAAARGEAAPSAEAVMDRVVAPIMYRILFRPDGLDAAYARRLAAEVLA, from the coding sequence GTGAGCCAGAAGCGGATGGTGCGTCCGGGCGGGCGCAGTGCGCGAGTCCAGGAATCGGTGCACGCCGCCGTCCGCGACTTGATCGCCGAATCGGGCCGGGACGCGCTGACCGTGCCCCAGGTCGCGGCGCGAGCGGGCGTCACGCCGTCGACGGTCTACCGGCGCTGGGGAGACCTGCAGGAACTCCTGTCGGACGTCGCGGTCGAGCGGCTGCGCCCGGATGCACCGCCGGAGGACCACGGTTCGCTGGCCGAGGACCTGGCGGCGTGGACCGAACTGTTCCTGGACGAGATGTCCTCGCCCGCCGGCCGGGCCTACATCCGTGACGCGCTGCTCGGCGACCCGGACGGAAGCAACGCCGGACAGTGCTCGGCGTACGCCGCTGACCAGGTCGAAGTAGTCCTGGCCAGGGCGGCGGCCCGCGGCGAAGCGGCCCCGTCGGCGGAGGCGGTGATGGACCGGGTGGTGGCGCCGATCATGTACCGGATCCTCTTCCGTCCGGACGGTCTCGACGCCGCCTATGCCCGTCGGTTGGCGGCTGAGGTGCTGGCTTAA
- a CDS encoding acetyl-CoA carboxylase biotin carboxylase subunit, translating to MKRLLIANRGEIAVRIIRAANDLGIETVAVVSEADRSATHALLADQVVPIGPAPATKSYLVADAILAAAKETGADAVHPGYGFLSERASFAAAVADAGLTFVGPEASVIEQMGDKVRARQVAQAAGVPTVPGTPGGVSDVAEAVAAAGEIGYPIMLKAAAGGGGRGIRVVADEAELKVAFPQASGEAASAFGDGQMYLERFVRAARHVEVQVLGDGSETVHVFERECSLQRRRQKVVEEAPSPGIDERIRAEMTSAAVRLCKEVGYRSAGTCEFLVDDDTGEFFFIEMNTRIQVEHPVTELITGIDLVAEQLRIAAGEPLRFKQSDVTKRGHAIEFRVCAEDPDRNFLPGPGKIGDVRLPGGPWVRTDTWLAPGSQVPPFYDSLVAKVVVWGDDRPTALRRANRALSELVVEGVPTTTTLLIELLGQQWFADGAFTTGTLEEWLVRRAEASA from the coding sequence ATGAAACGGTTGCTGATCGCCAATCGCGGCGAGATCGCGGTCCGGATCATTCGCGCGGCCAACGACCTCGGCATCGAGACGGTCGCGGTCGTCAGCGAGGCGGACCGGAGCGCCACGCACGCGCTGCTCGCCGACCAGGTCGTCCCGATCGGCCCGGCCCCGGCGACGAAGAGCTATCTGGTGGCGGACGCGATCCTCGCCGCGGCAAAGGAAACCGGCGCGGACGCGGTGCATCCGGGTTACGGATTCCTGTCCGAGCGCGCGTCGTTCGCCGCGGCGGTCGCGGACGCGGGGCTGACCTTCGTCGGCCCGGAGGCCTCGGTCATCGAGCAGATGGGGGACAAGGTCCGCGCGCGGCAGGTCGCCCAGGCGGCCGGCGTGCCGACGGTGCCCGGGACGCCCGGTGGAGTGTCCGATGTAGCCGAAGCGGTCGCGGCGGCGGGCGAGATCGGGTATCCGATCATGCTCAAGGCCGCGGCGGGCGGCGGCGGGCGCGGGATCCGGGTGGTCGCGGACGAGGCTGAGCTGAAGGTCGCGTTCCCGCAGGCTTCCGGCGAGGCGGCGAGCGCGTTCGGTGACGGGCAGATGTACCTGGAGCGGTTCGTGCGGGCCGCGCGGCACGTCGAGGTCCAGGTGCTCGGCGACGGTTCGGAGACGGTGCACGTGTTCGAGCGCGAGTGTTCGCTGCAGCGGCGGCGGCAGAAGGTGGTCGAGGAAGCTCCGTCGCCGGGCATCGACGAGCGGATCCGGGCCGAGATGACGTCCGCGGCGGTGCGGTTGTGCAAGGAGGTCGGCTACCGCAGCGCGGGCACGTGTGAGTTCCTGGTGGACGATGACACCGGCGAGTTCTTCTTCATCGAGATGAACACCCGGATCCAGGTCGAGCACCCGGTCACCGAACTGATCACTGGGATCGACCTGGTCGCCGAGCAATTGCGGATCGCGGCCGGGGAACCGTTGCGGTTCAAGCAATCCGATGTGACCAAGCGCGGGCACGCCATTGAATTCCGGGTGTGCGCCGAGGATCCGGACCGGAATTTCCTTCCTGGACCCGGAAAGATCGGCGACGTGCGGCTTCCGGGCGGGCCTTGGGTCCGCACCGACACCTGGCTCGCGCCGGGCAGTCAGGTTCCGCCGTTCTACGACTCCCTGGTGGCCAAGGTGGTCGTGTGGGGCGACGACCGGCCGACCGCGTTGCGCCGGGCGAACCGGGCACTGTCCGAATTGGTCGTCGAAGGCGTTCCCACCACCACGACGCTGCTCATCGAACTCCTCGGGCAGCAATGGTTCGCCGACGGCGCGTTCACCACCGGGACGCTCGAAGAGTGGCTCGTCCGGCGAGCGGAGGCGAGCGCATGA
- a CDS encoding SRPBCC family protein, translated as MATLRSHVLLDAPADAVWQVIGDVASVADWFPSMKSSTGDTQHRTVVLGDGSVLEEAVVTHDPARRRLQYRVTGGDLPITAHLGTVDVLEIDPGRSIVVYSTEITPDSLADAFDAAISEAVARLPAQLS; from the coding sequence ATGGCCACCCTTCGCTCCCACGTCCTGCTCGACGCCCCCGCCGACGCGGTGTGGCAGGTGATCGGCGACGTCGCGTCCGTCGCCGATTGGTTCCCGTCGATGAAGTCCTCCACCGGCGATACTCAGCACCGCACTGTGGTCCTGGGAGACGGCTCAGTCCTGGAAGAAGCCGTTGTCACGCATGACCCGGCCCGACGGCGGCTGCAGTACCGGGTGACCGGAGGGGATCTTCCGATCACCGCGCACCTCGGCACTGTGGATGTGCTGGAGATCGACCCGGGCCGGTCGATCGTCGTATACAGCACCGAAATCACCCCGGACTCGCTCGCCGACGCCTTCGATGCCGCCATCAGCGAGGCTGTCGCACGCTTGCCCGCACAACTGTCCTGA
- a CDS encoding allophanate hydrolase subunit 1, protein MSGATPARYSWGGDEHIFVELAEEMSLQANFRAMAITTSLRENRPDGVVEICPANASYQVRYNPDVIEPRTLMAHLRDIEEKVGDAADFSLATRVVEIPVLYQDPWTTETLMRFRDRHQDPDATDIEYAARINGYAGAEEFIAAHSGAPWFVSMVGFVAGLPFMYQMVPRERQIVVPKYLRPRTDTPKQTVGYGGCFSCIYSVRGAGGYQMFGITPAPIYDPAQELPDFGDFMVFFRPGDIVRFKPIDRDQYDDYVKEVEAGTFRIRSRPVDFGLREYLDDPDGFTAGLMEVLRAD, encoded by the coding sequence ATGAGCGGCGCGACGCCCGCCCGGTACAGCTGGGGCGGGGACGAGCACATTTTCGTCGAGCTGGCCGAGGAAATGAGCCTGCAGGCGAACTTCCGCGCGATGGCGATCACCACGTCGCTGCGCGAGAACCGGCCGGACGGCGTCGTGGAGATCTGCCCGGCGAACGCGTCCTACCAGGTTCGGTACAACCCGGATGTCATCGAACCGCGCACCCTGATGGCGCATTTGCGCGATATCGAGGAGAAGGTCGGCGACGCCGCGGACTTCAGTCTCGCTACCCGCGTGGTCGAGATTCCGGTGCTGTATCAGGATCCGTGGACCACCGAAACGCTGATGCGGTTCCGAGACCGGCACCAGGACCCGGACGCGACGGACATCGAGTACGCCGCGCGGATCAACGGTTATGCCGGTGCCGAGGAATTCATCGCGGCACACAGCGGCGCGCCGTGGTTTGTTTCGATGGTCGGCTTCGTCGCAGGTCTGCCGTTCATGTACCAGATGGTGCCTCGCGAACGGCAGATCGTCGTGCCGAAATACCTGCGACCGCGTACGGACACTCCTAAGCAGACAGTCGGCTACGGCGGCTGCTTTAGTTGCATCTACTCGGTTCGCGGAGCAGGCGGATATCAGATGTTCGGGATCACACCCGCGCCGATTTACGATCCGGCGCAGGAACTCCCGGACTTCGGCGATTTCATGGTGTTCTTCCGGCCCGGCGACATCGTGCGGTTCAAGCCGATCGACCGTGACCAGTACGACGACTACGTCAAGGAGGTCGAGGCCGGGACGTTCCGGATCCGTTCGCGCCCGGTCGACTTCGGGCTGCGCGAGTACCTCGACGACCCGGACGGCTTCACCGCGGGACTGATGGAGGTGCTCCGTGCCGATTGA
- a CDS encoding acetyl-CoA carboxylase, with protein MSRLEVVSPIPGVFYRKPDPDSPDFVKPGQQVAADDTVGLVEVMKSFYPVPAGAAGTVVEFAADAEAVVDAGQPLVVLEVDA; from the coding sequence ATGTCCCGTCTCGAAGTGGTTTCGCCCATTCCCGGGGTCTTTTACCGCAAGCCCGATCCGGACAGCCCGGATTTCGTGAAGCCCGGCCAGCAGGTTGCCGCGGACGACACGGTCGGGCTGGTCGAGGTGATGAAGTCCTTCTACCCGGTGCCCGCCGGCGCGGCCGGGACCGTCGTGGAGTTCGCCGCCGACGCCGAGGCGGTCGTCGACGCGGGCCAGCCGCTCGTGGTGCTCGAGGTGGACGCATGA
- the pxpA gene encoding 5-oxoprolinase subunit PxpA, whose product MVAINCDMGEAYSIYRCGDDEGIMPYITVANVACGFHAADPVVMRRTVALAHEHSVKVGAHPSFPDRDGFGRRELKMEPEELTAAVVYQVGALTGFLAEHGMPLNHIKPHGALYGLASRDETVARAIAEAADVFDVPLMGMANTTHEKVWGKRSQGFIAEYYTDLDYRADGSLIITREHVAYDPAIAAERSVRAVTEGLATSVDGQDIPMRADCICVHSDTPGAVDLAKSVHDALTPYLT is encoded by the coding sequence ATGGTTGCCATCAACTGCGACATGGGCGAGGCCTACAGCATCTACCGCTGCGGCGACGACGAGGGCATCATGCCCTACATCACGGTCGCGAACGTCGCCTGCGGTTTCCACGCCGCCGACCCGGTCGTCATGCGGCGGACCGTCGCGCTGGCGCACGAGCATTCGGTGAAGGTGGGCGCCCACCCGTCGTTCCCGGACCGCGACGGGTTCGGCAGGCGGGAGCTGAAGATGGAGCCCGAGGAACTCACCGCCGCGGTGGTGTACCAGGTCGGCGCGCTGACCGGTTTCCTGGCCGAACACGGCATGCCGCTCAACCACATCAAGCCGCACGGCGCACTGTACGGTCTGGCTTCGCGGGACGAGACGGTCGCGCGGGCGATCGCCGAGGCCGCCGACGTGTTCGACGTGCCGTTGATGGGCATGGCCAACACCACGCACGAGAAGGTGTGGGGCAAGCGCAGCCAGGGCTTCATCGCCGAGTACTACACCGACCTCGACTACCGCGCCGACGGTTCGCTCATCATCACCCGCGAGCACGTCGCCTACGATCCGGCGATCGCCGCCGAACGGTCCGTGCGCGCGGTGACCGAGGGGCTCGCGACCTCTGTGGACGGTCAGGACATCCCGATGCGCGCGGACTGCATCTGCGTGCACTCCGACACTCCTGGCGCGGTGGATCTGGCGAAAAGCGTGCACGACGCCTTGACGCCGTACCTGACCTGA